The following proteins come from a genomic window of Salifodinibacter halophilus:
- a CDS encoding Gfo/Idh/MocA family oxidoreductase yields the protein MGRFHAANLAGRIPGAHLVRIVDANEKVARENSERLGGVDWSTEYGDLLEDDRIEAVIVASPTPLHADMAEAAARAGKH from the coding sequence ATGGGCCGCTTTCACGCGGCAAACCTCGCAGGCCGCATTCCTGGGGCCCATCTGGTGAGGATCGTGGACGCAAACGAGAAGGTCGCCCGGGAGAACTCCGAGCGGCTGGGTGGGGTTGACTGGTCCACCGAATATGGGGATCTGCTGGAAGATGACCGGATCGAAGCGGTCATCGTGGCGAGCCCGACACCGCTGCACGCCGATATGGCCGAGGCGGCCGCAAGAGCGGGCAAGCAC